CCGGAGCCTTCTGACCAGCCGGATGCTGTTCGACAGGCGCAGCTGCGTTGCCGGCACTGAGCAATGGCCATGCACAGGGACCACCATCGAGCCTCCATCGAAGCGCGAGGGCTGGAGGACTTCAGCCGATTCCCCTCCGATCACGCGGCCTGATCAGAGGACGTTGAGGCCGCCCAAGAAAATGCCGATCACGATCAGCACGACTCCCAGGAGCAGACTGCGGCGGAAGAGGGCCACCACTCCGGCGACGATCAAAATGATGCCGATGATCCACAGCAGGGGAACGGCTCCCCCGTGCACGACTGCGGCCAGCGGTGGCGCCACGAGCATGGTGTGCATCGCGTCCTCCTCTCAGTCTCGGCTTTCCCGTTGCGCGGCTTCGCAAACGCCTTGAGTCTCGTGCCTAGCCCGGTGATCCAGCCGCCCTCCTGGGCGAGCGTCCAACAAGCATTGCAGGTCGCCTATCCACTCTCTCTCCCGCTCTCGGCCGGGAGGCTCTTCACCTCGACCAGGTGGACCTCTTCCTGGCCTTCCCAGGCAAGGTCCTGTCGGGGCTTGACTATCCAGCTGGCGAGGGCTCCCAGTCCCGGACGGCTTGCCCGAGCTTGACGAGAATGGCGGCCCCGCCCGCGAGCTCGAGAAGCCGAAGCGCCCAGTGCTTGCGCAGCAATGGGATCCGGAACGCCAAGGGCAGGGCAACCACCAGAACCCAGGCCATCCGACGTCTCCATCGCTCGCCGCTGGGAGAAGCCAGGAACTGGAGCGCCTCCCGCCGTCTGCGCCGGATGGCTTCAGGCAGTGTTCTGATGTCCACGTCGTGGGATGGTACATGTGCCGCCGGCGGTCCGTCGCCGCGAGAGTCCGTGCCCTCAGGGAGGGTCTGGTCATGCATCCTCGACCGCATCGGGGTCCGCTCCCGGGGGTCTCTGCTGCGGCGACCGAGGCAGCCTGATGCCGTGGCGCTCAGCCCACTCGGTGGGGCGGTCTGCGGCCAGCGCGGCATCTTTGGCGAGTCGAGCCAGCTCTTCTCTGCGCTCCCGCGCCGCGAGCCGGGCACGCAGCGACAGGTAGGCGATACCGCCCACCGGGATCGGCAGCCAGAAGCTCACCAGCCGATAGGAGATCACGCCCAGGATGGCAATCCCTCGCGCGGTCCCGAACCCCACCAGGGTGGAGGTGAGGACTGCCTCCACGATGCCGAGGCCGCCTGGGGTGATCGGGATCGCGGCCAGCACGTTGGCCAGGCCGTAGGAGACGAGCAACCCGACCACGCCGGGACGGCGGCCGAACGCCCACACGAACACCTCGAGCGACGCCGCGTCCAGCAGCCAGTTGGCTGCAGCCCACCCGACCGCGGAGAGCAGCAGCCGCCGATCGGCCAGCAGCATCACCAGGCGCGCCGCGAGGCGGTGGATCAACGCGTCCATCTTGTCCTCGTCGAGGAAAGGGGCATGTCGAGCCACGAACCGCATGGACCTGGCGGCTCGCTCCTCCCCCTTCGTGAGCGCCAGGACCGACAGACCGAAGCCGCCGATCACGACGGCTCCGGCCGCCGCGGCCGTCCCGTACAGGGGATTGAAGCCGTGCGTCGGAATCGAGACGACGAGCGCCAGCCAGAGCAACACGTTCAGCACCACGGCGGAGCCGATCCCCTGGATCGCCAGAGCAAATCCCGCGTCGCTCCCGCTGACTCCCTGCTGCCCCAAGAGTCGGAATCCGAGGGCGCTGGCGGCGGCCGAACCTCCCGGCACGAGGTGGCTGACGGAGAGCGTGGACAGCTCGATTCGAATGGTCGTGAACAACCGGGGGCGGCTCTTCCGAGGCAGCACGGCTTGGGTGAGCATGCCGTAGGCGATGATCGAGGCCACTTCGAGCGCCAGTCCGGCGAGGATGAACGCGACGTTCACCCTCGCGAGCAGGGACAGTGACTTGCGCGCCCCAGCGATCTGCGGGAGCACGAGGTAATCCACGATCAGGAAAAACAGCAGTACGCCGACAATGCGCCTCACAACGCGGGTAGATTTTGATCGGCGCTTGCGTGCCCTGCCGCCCCGCACGTTCGGGCCTCCATGCGCCTCGCTCACGTGGCTGACAGAAGCCTAGGGGAGTGATGGGCCGCGTCTAGCGAGCCTGCTCGACAGCCACATCGGCCCCACGGAAGCGTTGACCAACGCGCGTTTCAGTGCGACTTGACTTTCGTGCCCAGGTGCAGGTCCACGCCGAACAAGACCAGTGGCCACAGCAATACGGCGAGCACCGCGGAGGCGATGGTCTCGATGTCCCCGAGGTGGACGAAGTACTGGTGAGTCGCCGCCACGATGACGCCGACCACGATGTACACGATGGCGATCAAAGCCCTCATGCTTCGCGCCTCTCTCTCGTTCCCCCGCGCGGCAACCCGGCCAGCTTGGCTAGGTTGATGCTGCTCAGCTCACTTCACGAGCAGGTAGATGATGACGCCGAGCGCCACGAGCACGAGGAAACCGAACAGCATGCCCAGGCCTCGGCGATTAGCTCGCCCTCCCCCTCCTCCTCCTCCTCCTCCTCCCCATCGTCGCCCCCTCCCTCGTCTCCACGCCATGTTCTCCTCCTTCAGCGATGGCCTCGTCGGGCGCCGGACCCGTCTCGGGACCGGGTGCTGGGTCCTGACCCGACAAA
The genomic region above belongs to Actinomycetota bacterium and contains:
- a CDS encoding GPGG-motif small membrane protein — its product is MLWIIGIILIVAGVVALFRRSLLLGVVLIVIGIFLGGLNVL
- a CDS encoding YbhN family protein, which gives rise to MDYLVLPQIAGARKSLSLLARVNVAFILAGLALEVASIIAYGMLTQAVLPRKSRPRLFTTIRIELSTLSVSHLVPGGSAAASALGFRLLGQQGVSGSDAGFALAIQGIGSAVVLNVLLWLALVVSIPTHGFNPLYGTAAAAGAVVIGGFGLSVLALTKGEERAARSMRFVARHAPFLDEDKMDALIHRLAARLVMLLADRRLLLSAVGWAAANWLLDAASLEVFVWAFGRRPGVVGLLVSYGLANVLAAIPITPGGLGIVEAVLTSTLVGFGTARGIAILGVISYRLVSFWLPIPVGGIAYLSLRARLAARERREELARLAKDAALAADRPTEWAERHGIRLPRSPQQRPPGADPDAVEDA